The sequence below is a genomic window from Salvelinus namaycush isolate Seneca chromosome 2, SaNama_1.0, whole genome shotgun sequence.
GTTGGTGCTGCTACAACAAAGACTCCTGCGATACCAGATATAAAAATATCCCACGACTCATGACCTCATCCGACTGGCCCCAAACGCGCAAAGGTAGGTAGGGGTCCTTCTGTTTTAGAATGCATCCTCGTCATTCATCATACATGTTTTACATGGGCGTCCAAGTTTGGTCCCATTCCCAATATACATTGTGTCATGGGTTGTTGATTGTCATATGacatcagtgttgtgtcctaCTGTATGTCCAATGAGAGGTCACCACTGTCTCTGCTTGACTTTCTATTGGTTGCTTTACAGGAAGTGGAATATTGTCAGCCCAGGCGGAAGAAAACCCTCATTGGTATAACACTAATATTGTGTAAGTATGCTTGTTAACACGCTGGTTGTTGTATGTTACCGGTACATGTTGTCCTACATACTGTACTGCTAACTAAAGTTCTCAGGATCTGTGTGATTGAAGAAGCCAACTGCAGGCTGAGATGATGAATATCAAACATGACAGGTTGCTTCACAATGAGGGATGGACCTCTCATGTAGGTCCCATTAATACTATTACATATGTACATGAGTacgtgtgagagagtgtgtgagagagtgtgtgagagagtgtgtgagagagtgtgtgagagagtgtgtgtgagagtgtgtgtgtgtgtgtgtgtgtgtgtgtgtgtgtgtgtgtgtgtgtgtgtgtgtgtgtgtgtgtgtgtgtgtgtgagtgagagtgtgtgtgtgtgtgtgtgtgtgagtgagagtgtgtgtgagagtgtgtgtgagtgagtgtgtggctcTGACCCAGCTGTGTATCTCCTCTTCTGCAGATTCATCCCGTACTGCTCCAGCGACGTGTGGAGTGGCACAGGGCCCACAGCCAccaaggagaggagaggcccgggaaaagagaaggagaaagatgCCAGTAGGTCCTCTCACCACCAGCAGATCCTCATTATTCTCCTCAACACGAAAGCCATTTCAATACGGTGGTTTGTTCTATTGATTGCATATCTATATTTCCCTCCAGTTGAGTATACCTTCATGGGATCCCTGATCATCCGTGAGGTCATCAAAGACCTAGTCCCTAAAGGCATCAAACAGGCCAAGGTTGTCATGCTGGCTGGCACAAGGTGAGTTCCTCTCCTCTGCTTTGGGTCTGTTCCCAATCTAGCCCCGTTGTCTGGCACCATCTGTCTCCGCTACCCAtctccacacactcacacacattgaCAGAGTGAGTCTATTTTAGGACGTCCTGTAACTGTTGTCTACCATAAAGATGTTTACGATCCCTGCTGTCCTGTATTGGCCGTAGAGTGTGGGACAATGACATAATGTCTATTAGGGGCCTCTTCCATAAAAAGGAGGACACAGTTCTGGAGATTCTTCCCAGGTTAGCAACATGTTTGGTGGGACACCCTGAGGACTAAAACAAGAACACACAGTTAAGTCTGACTGTGACAGTATAGCATTATTGTGGCTAGTTGTCGGCCATTTTGGCTCCAATTGGCAGTGTGCCAATGCGGGGAAACGGTCACAGACACAGACCTTTTTACCCAGTTTCTTTGCTCCCCTGCAGTGCTGGAGGGACGGGAGTGCTACTGAACATTGAGAGGGTGTCCAGTCAGCTGGAGCAGCTGGGGGCAGAGGCGCAGGTTCGAGGCCTGGTGGATTCGGGCTGGTTTCTGGAGAGTAAACAGCAGAGGGTTCCTGACTGCCCAGACAGTGTCTCCTGCTCACCTGTAGACGCCATCAAGAGAGGACTCAAGTAAAGcacacctgtctctctcccttcagctTATCCATGTCTCTATGACCTTTATAATGACAGATGCCCTGAACAAAGCATTGCATCTCATCACACTTGTAGCTTTATTTCTATTGGCTTGAAGTTCAACAATAGTTTTAGCATATAACAGTTGCCCTGTCTATGTTCAATGCGCACTAGAAGTCATTTTTACTCCAATGGCTGTTTTCTTAGGCTGTGGAATGGGGTGGTCCCAGACAAGTGTCGGCAGCAGTACAAGAAAGGAGAGGAGTGGCAGTGCTTCTTCAGCCACAAACTCTACTCCTCCCTGACCTGTGAGTGTCTTTACTACCTACCATCACCTTGTAAGAATGTATCTTTCATCTATCAAAGCTGAAGGGTCATGAATCAGAATGCTAGTAAACTTTATGTCCATCATGTTATCCATCAAGATGCCAATAAATGTTATGTCCCTCATGTTACTCAATAAAACACTTATAGGTACAAGCAACACCCTAACTCTGTtctcatactgtgtgtgtgtgtgtgtgtgtgtgtgtgtgtgtgtgtgtgtgtgtgtgtgtgtgtgtgtgtgtgtgtgtgtgtgtgtgtcatagccCCTCTGTTTGTGGTGCAGTGGCTGTTTGATGAGGAGCAGTTGAGAGTGGAGAATATCTACCTGGGGGGTCAGACCCTGTCAGAACAGCAGTGGACCTACATGCAGAACCTGGGAAAGGATATCAAGAACTCACTCAAAGATGTCACGTAAGTGTGCAGCTGCAGCGACGGAAGTGACTGTGGAATGTGGTAGACAGCTGAGATTGAGATTGATCCATGACATATAGGCCAAGAATTCACAAAACCTAAGTTTCGTGATcaaaacaagtatttgatacacgcaaacccagcagtgttgcagttcttgacacactcaaaccggtgtgttTTTTTGTCAccaactaccataccctgttcaaaggcacttaaatgttttgtcttgcccattcaccctcaatggcacacTTACACAAACCATGTTTACATTTCTTAAGGCTTAAAAAAAGTTATTAACCTGTCTCCCAttcgtctacactgattgaagtggatttaacaggtgacatcaataagggatcatagctttcacctggattcacctggtcagtctgtcatggaaagactaggtgttcttaatgttttgtactgtCAGTGTATACTATTGATCAGCTGAAATGGAAGATTAGCAAAAATGAATCAACAGCAATATTCTCCACATGTTTCCAACACTATCAAAGATGTCACGCTGCTCAGTTCTGACGTTATGCTGTGGTGTGTGTTGCAGGGCTGTGTTCGCACCCTCCTGCCTGGCCCACACATTGATCACTAAAAGGTAGGACATCTGACTCCCTGGGGGCCCTGAAAAGCACATCCACTGTCCCCTCTACCCCTCACCCCTACCCTGACCCATCTCTACCCAGTGAGCTCATGCTACTCTTTTTGTGTAGCTCGTTCATCAAACCGCATTCTGCGTGTCACTGAATGACATTTCACACTTTCACTAACCCCCCAGCACGCTTTACacacccgcacgcacgcacgcacgcacgcacacacccacatacacacacacgcacccacgcacccacacacccacacgcatgcacgcacacacacacacacacgcacccacccacccacctacatacatacacacaaacttgCACAAACAAACTCAGCCCTTTAAGCaagcaaacacatacacacttaaaagggaacacacacacactcataaaatCACGCACACTTAACACACAAACCTCTCCAGCTGGACATAGGGTCAGTGACAGGGCAGAAGGTGGAGCCTATGTTACGGTAAAGGGCAGGGTTGGAGATGGGAAGAGTGATTAGCTCAGGGTTGTAAGGGGAGGAGCTGGTTTGCCAGTCATACTAGTGTGAGGTAGGTGGATCATATTTTCACAGTTTTGTAATCTAATGCAGGGCTATGTTGATGgtggttatggtggtggtgttggaggCAGGACACATGGAGGGCACAGCTGGGGAACCAATTGAGACAGCCTGCCAAGGCAAACTGCTTGTGAGAAGATACAGGGCTCAAGTGGCACaacacgctctctctcttctcacagTTACCTACTTCAATCATCTCCCCTTTCTCTGGCACccattcactccctctctctctctctctctctctctctctctctctctctctctctctctctctctccttccctccccttttctctctctctctctctctctctctctctctctctctctctctctctctctctctctctctctctctctctctctctctctctctccccctctccttctctccctcgtTCTTTATATTAGTAACTGGATGACGTTTCAAGTCAAAGGCACCTCCCTGCCCCGGGCTCTGCAGTGCTGGGATAAGAGTTTCCAAGAAGCCAACCGTAACAGCAAGACCCCCCTGAAGGGCTGTCCCTTCCACCTGATCGACACCTGCCACTGGCCCCAGTGCAACCCCACCTGCCCAGCCTTGGTGGACCAGGCCACCCAGCAGGAGCTCACCCTGCTCCAGATGTTAGTGGGCATGGGCCTTGACCTCCAGAAACTAGGCCTGGACCTCAGGAGGGACAGTAGCTCTATAACTAGCATGGTCAGTAACGGTGGCTAAGACAAGGAGTATAGAAGCCCACTCTCTGGCTTAGTAAAGGGAAATTTTTTATGAGTTATGACGTAACCATGAAAGGTACAGAATCTGGTTACTTCTCTTGTGCCGCTCAGCCATTCCATTGTGCTCCACTGTTACCATGCCGTCTTGACCGGTGGGTATGTCACTGGGcttacagtatgtctgtctgtaacGTTACAGTTTGCCTCCAGGATCCCTCTCCTGGACAGTTTaaagaggggaggggagtgaTTCCAATTTACCTCTGGGTTGTGTCTCACATTTGATTTGGTTCAAGGGAGAACGAGGAGTGCCAGGTACCTGTAGCTAACCAGTCAGACACCAAACCTGCAACACACTTTCACCCAACTACATGTACTATACAAAACTTCAACAACATTTTGTGAAGTGAAACGTACTGCTTTTGAGGATTTTTGAATAAGCTATTGGCACATTTTTATCATCTTGCCAACATAGGACTGGTACAGTATTCAGAGGAAATGTACATTTTAATGTAGATGGTTGATTGGAAGGATATATTATATGAATCTGCTATTTTAGATCCATGTCCAAGCTCAAACACTGCCAGAGAATGAAGGACACTTGCAGTGCCTAGACcattctctaacacacacacacacacacacacacacacacacacacacacacacacacacacacacacacacacacacacacacacacacacacacacacacacacacacacacacacacacacacacacacacacacacacacacacacagcctacagttTATATTTCCCACATTTCTACTGCTGCTGCAATTACAACGTTGACTTTTtagatatatataaatatatatttgataTGCATGTGAAGTAAGGGATGTTTGATCTTGCAAAAGTGGCCCAAATGAAGAGTAATTGTCATACTTTATAATATTGTATATTATCAAGAGAAGGTCGTGGCCATCTCTTCTTTCTTTGAGTTTACCGTGAAGTGTGTTTGAACCTATTGTATCTTCCCATGGACCCTTTAAGTGATGTTTCCTCTTCAAAAACACTGTAGTCGATACTACTCAGCTAGTGTGTCATGTACTGTAATATCTACATAATTTACATCATTAAAGATTCATTTAATGTGATTATATCTAATCTATTGTATGGTAATTATAATCAGAATTGTTTGATTTGCTACTGTTTTAATGAACCCTATTTTGCTTGAAGTATTTACCTTGTAAGGCATTATATAGTGGATGTATGTTGAATTGAATACAGAACAATGAATAAAAGGTTGGATTATCCTTGAAAACCTGTTCAGAGTGAGCTTTGTTACTTTTTCTTTGATTGAACCTCCTGTCATTAAATCATTATTATTTTAAATTCGTTCTCAAATTCTCAAGCTCTGAGATTTAAAGAAAAACCTCCATCAGGTTTCAATAAAGCATAATCTACTCTGTAGTCCTACTGGTAAAAcatcatactgtatttattttccacACTCCAACCACTAGTTGGCGATCTTTTAGATTTAAACCAAAGCCCCACATAAGATACTATAGTTTGAAAAGGGATTACAGACTCCCCAACTACTACTGTAAATATGAaaagagagacatcagagatgtTTCAGAAAGACTGTAATATGTTTTTGACGTTTAAATTTTCTTACCGACACATTTAAAATATCTTGGTAAATTTGTCTTTAATTTAGAAATCTCTAGTTCTTGCACAAATATAATCAGCAATATGAATTGATTGCTTCTATTTTATCAACTTGGAAGTTTGTTTGCATTAGACTAAAGGGTAAATAAAGTAAGGAGACTGTAAAATAAGGATGCATTTGCATCTAAATCACTGTCTGAataaatataatgtatatatttaATTATCAACTTTATTTTGTATCAAGTTTTCTAAACCCAGTGGTTTTCAGCTGGTAATCGCATGAAGTAGTCGTAAAAAATCTTAGTTTTTGACCATAATGCATCGCTAGGTCTTCCTACTTCCTCTTTCCGCCATATTGCAGAACCGGTAAGGGCCCCCTCTAAAATCTCATTGTCAATCTTTCCCAAATCTAACCCATCCAGCCGTCTAAAACACAATTTATGAAATTATATAAACGTTTAATAATGTACTAATGTCATGAAATGGTAATTGTGTCGATATGTTGTGAGATGTTGGTGTTTTGCCTTGTGATTCGTAAAGTCCCCATCATTGTCCGTTTTACTGGTGTGTTGTATCGGTAACTAGAGCATATGAATAAAACCCGACAATTAATACTGCTAGGCTAATTACGTTGTGTTTTTAAGTAGTCGATACATTTTCTTTATTGTCAAGATATGGTATAAATGTTGAATAGTACAGTCTGGTTGGCCAACCAACTCTTCTGGCTAGCTTGGCCCGTACATGTAGTCTTTCCATGCGTGGTAGACAGTCACGATGGTGGTGGTTAAACGTGTCTGCATGGTCGTGCAAACCTCTTCTAATTTCTTATCAAAGGACCTAACGCTTGTCCCAGTTTTGAAATTGTTGGCGCTAGCGTTAGCCATTCGAATGTTACGTCTTGGCCAGTGAAATGTAGACGGTTAGCGCTAACCAGGTAATTTGGATAGCTAGCATAATGTCTATCGAGGTTGCTACCTTAGTATGTAACTTAGCCTTCTATTTTCTTCACCAAAGTaatcacgtaacgttagctaaccagGTAGTTGGGCAATACTTTGCTAGGCAATATCTTGGCTAACGTTAGGTAAGCCTATACTCAAATTGTCATTGCATACTCAATGTTGTCCATCTACCTACATTTGAGCTAGCTTACAATCAGTTTGTTGGCTGACTTATTTGTCAAGTCAATAGCTAGCTAGACTaggcagctaacgttagcttgccaGTTTCACAGCATGTTATTAGGAGAACAAACCACTATTAGACTGTTAACTATTAACTAGTTAGCTGGGCAGTAGTTGGCTGCCTTACAACTCCTAAACTAATTAACTTTTTTATGCATCTCTGATCAACAGGCATCATGGTGCGCATGAACGTTCTTGCGGATGCGCTCAAAAGCATCAACAATGCTGAGAAACGTGGGAAACGCCAGGTTCTGATCCGGCCGTGTTCGAAGGTCATTGTACGTTTCCTGACCGTCATGATGAAGCACGGTGAGTTACTGAAATGTATCATCTGTTTTGTAAGTGGTATGGGCCCAGTCAAGGGGGAGGTCAACAAGATGTGCAGGTGTCAGTTACAGGTAGGACCATGAGCCTGCATAACCCGCTTCCCCACTGGTTGAGGGATCTGAGTTCAAGCCCTGTAACATCCTGTCGACAATGCTGTGTGTCTGTACTTGGTTTTGATTCCCTGCCTCCCTTGTTTCCCCAGGTTACATTGGTGAGTTTGAGATCATCGACGACCACAGAGCTGGGAAAATTGTCGTCAATCTCACTGGCAGGCTGAACAAGGTAAAAAACGTTCAATATACTGCATCACAAGGACTACCAACAGACCCTTTGAGTGCCATTCTACTTCATTTTACTCATCTTTTGTATTGGGGTAGATCGATAGACTATCTGACCCCTCTGTTTTGCTCATCTTCTCTGACATCTTTTTCTCTTGCACATATTCTGCATTGTGGCATTATCAGCCTACCTGCGTAATTGTATATTTGCATCTGGCACTTCTAATCTTTCTTTTGCTCATTTCAGTGTGGTGTGATCAGCCCTCGTTTTGACCTCCAgttgaaggatctggagaagtgGCAGAACAACCTCCTGCCCTCAAGACAGTTTGGGTGAGAATCAGTCAGCAGCGCCCTAATGGTGGCATGAATGTTGGAGTGGCCGTATCACGGTTGTGCAGTGGAACTTTGTGAACAGGGAGGTATTCATCAGTGGCGACTTTGTTTGCTACGGTGTTTCACATATGAATGCATCTCTTGATGTCGTGTTTATGTGCTCCTTTGGGGTGTATGAAAGTGTGCCCCGGGTTTCACAGACTTTAAATCTCTGAACGTTTATTTGGATGTCAAAGCAACTAAACTAATCGCCTTTTATTTCCGTGCCTGAATGTTCAGCTTCCGATAACATTGAGAGCAAGCAAATGCAGCATTAGTCTAGTATTTATAGATGCTGGCTGAGTTGGAGATTGGAACAGTCCTTGAAATGCACTTTCTTTGAAAAGATGAGGGCAGCCTGGGCAACGGGGAACTAAAACCTTTATCATAAGTCAAGGATGGGCAACTTGGGTCCCTGGGACTGAGTGTCCTCTGTGTGCTCCCACTTTCTGAATGCATCCATGGAAATATGATTGCTGCAGCCTCTTGAACAGGATTTGACCTGCATGTAGGAAAGGGGGTGAATATGGTTGATTGAGTATGTACTGACAATATCACTATGTGCATGAAATTGCTCTCAGCTTTactttaacctcactagggtatgtgggacggtagcgtcccacctcgtcaacagccagtgactgcagggcgccaaattcaaaacaacagaaatcccaaaattaaaattcctcaaacatacaagtattttacaccattttaaagatacacttgttgtaaatccatcCACAGTGttcaatttcaaaaaggctttacgacgaaagcacaccaaacgattatgttaggtcagagccgagtcacagaaaaacagcaatttttccagccaaagagaggagtcacaaaaagcagaaatagagataaaatgaatgactaacctttgatcttcatcagatgacactcataggacttcatgttacacaatacatgtatgttttgttcggtaaagttcatatttatatccaaaaatctgagtttacattggcgcgttatgttcagtagtttcaaaacatccagtgattttgcagagagccacatcaatttacagaaatactcataataaacattgctaaaagatacaactgttatgcatggaattttagatccacttctccttaatgcaacaaaaaaatatatatcttgacagaaaaagcacaccatgcaataatctgagtacagcgctcagagcccaaagaacccaaacagatatccgccatgttgtgtagtcaacagaagtcagaaatagcattataaatattcactttgatgatcttcatcagaatgcactcccaggaatcccagttccacaaatgtttgttttgttcgataatgtccatttatgtccaaatacctcctttttgttcgcgcgtttagcccagtaatcaaaattcatgaggcgcgatcactaggtgcagacaaagtcaaaaagttACGTTATagtctgtagaaacatgtcaaatgatgtatatcaatctttaggatgtttttaacaaatcttcaataatgttccaaccggagaattcctttgtcttcagaaaggcaatggacgcaagctaactatcacgtgaacgctcatggtcagctcgtggctctctggcagacctctaactcattcccctctcattcgcccccacctcacagtagaagcatcaaacaaggttctaaagactgttcacatctagtggaagccttaggtagtgcaatatgaccccatagacactgtgtattcgataggcaaagagttgaaaaactacaaacctcagatttcccacttcctggttggattttttctcgggtttttgcctgccatatgagttatgttatactcacagacctcattcaaacagttttagaaacttcagagtgttttctatccaaatctactaattatatgcatgttctagcttttatggctgagtagcaggcagtttaatttgggcccgcttttcatccaaaattcccaatgctgccccctaccctagagaagttaagtccAATGGTGGATGTGGTGAGGGCACGGTCACAGATTTATTGATATGTGTGGACTGATAAATCCAATGGGTGTGTCACAATGACTCGTCCGCAACTATGGGGAAAAACCGACGGGGCTGGCTTAGGTTGTTGACATGTGGGACTGTATTTTttcccaatgtttattgaaaacctACATTTGCATAATaagcacttgtctctcaaatacattgctACAGTGGTTGGCTAGCTTGTCAACTTAAGCCATTAGCAATGACGTGAAATCAGTCAAAATACATCAAAACAAGACATGGCATCAAGAACGAGATGAACTAGCTGAAACAAGTCACGATTCCCCACAGGGCAGTTTCTTGTTATtcttgctagctatctggccatccacaaCAATGCTTCGACTTCTGCCCCATTTAAAGCATGTGCATCGTTTTCTTGCtgttgtcagc
It includes:
- the LOC120017567 gene encoding 40S ribosomal protein S15a gives rise to the protein MVRMNVLADALKSINNAEKRGKRQVLIRPCSKVIVRFLTVMMKHGYIGEFEIIDDHRAGKIVVNLTGRLNKCGVISPRFDLQLKDLEKWQNNLLPSRQFGYIVLTTSAGIMDHEEARRKHTGGKILGFFF
- the LOC120027846 gene encoding carboxylesterase notum2-like, with product MKILVHVVFLLLIGGICCQNNRNAKPSGKSSKKNQGNQNQGAEAVQSAPEDEPHSGPVESGREGNSGGRAAAQQSASQNNKASDDMKLHVLKNTQVTCNDGTAAGFYLKEFKGSKRWLVFLEGGWCCYNKDSCDTRYKNIPRLMTSSDWPQTRKGSGILSAQAEENPHWYNTNIVFIPYCSSDVWSGTGPTATKERRGPGKEKEKDYTFMGSLIIREVIKDLVPKGIKQAKVVMLAGTSAGGTGVLLNIERVSSQLEQLGAEAQVRGLVDSGWFLESKQQRVPDCPDSVSCSPVDAIKRGLKLWNGVVPDKCRQQYKKGEEWQCFFSHKLYSSLTSPLFVVQWLFDEEQLRVENIYLGGQTLSEQQWTYMQNLGKDIKNSLKDVTAVFAPSCLAHTLITKSNWMTFQVKGTSLPRALQCWDKSFQEANRNSKTPLKGCPFHLIDTCHWPQCNPTCPALVDQATQQELTLLQMLVGMGLDLQKLGLDLRRDSSSITSMVSNGG